One part of the Halopenitus persicus genome encodes these proteins:
- a CDS encoding metal-sulfur cluster assembly factor: MSCSTPTPDDSTPDDSTAPATSSDFIERRRRDATGFEAEVWDVVDEIPDPHIPVSLVEMGMIYDVDYADGHVDVEMTFPCMGCPAYDMIHNDIESCLLVYDRVDSVDVDVVWEPVWSKEMLTADVRRKMNESGISL; this comes from the coding sequence ATGTCCTGTAGCACCCCGACGCCGGACGACTCGACGCCGGACGACTCCACGGCTCCCGCGACCTCCAGCGACTTCATCGAACGTCGCCGCCGGGACGCGACGGGCTTCGAGGCGGAGGTCTGGGACGTCGTCGACGAGATCCCGGACCCGCACATCCCGGTGAGCCTCGTCGAGATGGGGATGATCTACGACGTCGACTACGCGGACGGCCACGTCGACGTCGAGATGACCTTCCCCTGTATGGGCTGTCCCGCCTACGACATGATCCACAACGACATCGAGAGCTGCCTGCTCGTGTACGACCGGGTGGACTCGGTCGACGTGGACGTCGTCTGGGAGCCCGTCTGGTCGAAGGAGATGCTGACGGCGGACGTCCGCCGGAAGATGAACGAATCGGGCATCAGCCTGTAA
- a CDS encoding 1,2-phenylacetyl-CoA epoxidase subunit PaaC has protein sequence MPTEAKLKEQVQNGKMIESRDEMTEGYEKALKQILTVSGDTELMSAPAYYEQSLNAPSMDARASCISVIQDELGHGHIAYRLLEDLGEDRHDLIYEREPHEFRNTYGFDQHIDNFAELVSAHGMFDRAGIVLLSDVHENTSYAPWKRALTKVNKEEQFHLRHGETWMRRLANKSDKTRAKLQDAIDWMFPMAIEWFGLPDDKKKHDEQLEYRIKGKTNDELREDWLERAMPLMNELELDVPAHYDDEADEYVLDYEFPVAFDEENKEWRFDEPISWDDVIDRWRGRGPANEKYVDLIQSKTVEVQV, from the coding sequence ATGCCCACGGAAGCGAAACTCAAAGAGCAAGTACAGAACGGGAAGATGATCGAGTCGCGCGACGAGATGACTGAGGGCTACGAGAAGGCGCTCAAGCAGATCCTCACCGTCTCGGGCGACACCGAGTTGATGAGCGCGCCCGCCTACTACGAGCAGTCGCTCAACGCGCCGTCGATGGACGCCCGCGCGTCCTGTATCAGCGTCATCCAGGACGAGCTCGGCCACGGCCACATCGCCTATCGACTCCTCGAGGACCTCGGCGAGGACCGCCACGACCTCATCTACGAGCGGGAACCGCACGAGTTCCGGAACACGTACGGGTTCGACCAGCACATCGACAACTTCGCGGAGCTCGTCAGCGCGCACGGGATGTTCGACCGCGCGGGGATCGTCCTCCTCAGCGACGTTCACGAGAACACCTCCTACGCGCCCTGGAAGCGCGCGCTCACGAAGGTGAACAAGGAGGAGCAGTTCCACCTGCGCCACGGCGAGACCTGGATGCGCCGGCTCGCCAACAAAAGCGACAAGACGCGCGCGAAGCTCCAGGACGCCATCGACTGGATGTTCCCGATGGCGATCGAGTGGTTCGGCCTGCCGGACGACAAGAAGAAACACGACGAGCAGCTCGAGTACCGCATCAAGGGCAAGACGAACGACGAGCTGCGCGAGGACTGGCTCGAGCGCGCGATGCCGCTGATGAACGAGCTCGAACTCGACGTTCCGGCCCACTACGACGACGAGGCCGACGAGTACGTCCTCGATTACGAGTTCCCGGTCGCCTTCGACGAGGAGAACAAGGAGTGGCGCTTCGACGAGCCGATCTCCTGGGACGACGTCATCGACCGCTGGCGCGGTCGCGGCCCGGCCAACGAGAAGTACGTCGACCTGATCCAGTCGAAGACCGTCGAAGTGCAGGTGTAA
- a CDS encoding GNAT family N-acetyltransferase, producing the protein MTYEVRHAESDDGEELLELWHGFTEHLSKYDERYRHKESANDRWLKYFENQLLNSKYGTVVVAEDADSGDLVGVLEARVRGNHPIFRLKNHGYINGHYVMEDHRNEGLGRRMVDVAHEWFAEDPREVDFYRVDVMHGDEDSAEFYRNQGFEPVEHVYERRVDEDA; encoded by the coding sequence ATGACCTACGAGGTTCGACACGCCGAGTCCGACGATGGCGAAGAACTCCTCGAGCTCTGGCACGGATTCACCGAACACCTCTCGAAGTACGACGAGCGCTACCGGCACAAGGAAAGCGCCAACGATCGGTGGCTGAAGTACTTCGAGAACCAGCTGCTCAACTCCAAATACGGCACCGTCGTGGTCGCCGAAGACGCCGACTCCGGCGACCTCGTCGGAGTTCTCGAAGCGCGCGTGCGGGGCAATCACCCGATCTTCCGCCTGAAGAATCACGGCTACATCAACGGACACTACGTTATGGAGGACCACCGCAACGAGGGACTCGGCCGACGGATGGTCGACGTCGCCCACGAGTGGTTCGCGGAGGATCCCCGCGAGGTTGACTTCTACCGCGTCGACGTGATGCACGGCGACGAGGACTCCGCCGAGTTCTACCGCAATCAGGGCTTCGAGCCGGTCGAACACGTCTACGAACGGCGCGTCGACGAGGACGCCTAA
- a CDS encoding 2Fe-2S iron-sulfur cluster-binding protein, whose amino-acid sequence MVETHTVEFVDLDRTIEVAENEPILEAAEAAGIDMPYQCRMGVCGVCSAKLAGDSDPSDVDQTEGMFLSDSEKEEGYVLTCIAKPRADLKLETDRGP is encoded by the coding sequence ATGGTCGAGACCCACACCGTCGAGTTCGTCGACCTCGACCGGACGATCGAGGTCGCGGAGAACGAACCGATCCTGGAGGCCGCCGAGGCCGCCGGGATCGACATGCCCTACCAGTGCCGGATGGGCGTCTGTGGCGTCTGTTCGGCCAAGCTCGCCGGCGACAGCGACCCGAGCGACGTCGATCAGACCGAGGGAATGTTCCTCTCCGACTCCGAGAAGGAGGAGGGATACGTGTTGACATGTATCGCGAAGCCGCGTGCCGA